A single genomic interval of Pseudorasbora parva isolate DD20220531a chromosome 21, ASM2467924v1, whole genome shotgun sequence harbors:
- the LOC137055491 gene encoding uncharacterized protein isoform X2, whose translation MSVCDWTGGSLAQKKTLSGTIQSRPSGDPKVSKRSSSSFQQANQSTGIASFRHVLTTEKISNDMTDESSDDTDYDYASYVPDSSGNSSDTSYSSRDLKIIDNPLPHRVLKDKLLGIATAHSSGSANSSKEQRSFSSSKMSSGRCSSVRSCSKSSTSHGSINVTSLPNTAKRSKYNKKQYCLYCNKAISKLARHLESAHSTQLEVAKAFSFKKGSRERKDLLRSLKKRGNFNHNVSVASSGDGEMVACRRSTKVRKLNDFSHCKYCQGLYARESLWRHVRNCPQKSAEMETRVGQKRIHIDLPKADTVHDAVWKIACEMNQDDISLVVRSERDILSLGELLYNGRKPNEKRNDYIRQRMREMARLLITARATTPLRSTEDLVMPSNFPHVIRAVRYVAGYDFDSNSYKIPSLALKLGHSLAKVAGIVQCNAIIANRKAVAESAQHFSTLYEKRWAESISSAALSTLHQAKWIKPHVLPFTQDVSLLHKFLATERAKYIKNLEEEPNIKSFGNLAQVTLTQVVLFNRRRQGEVSKMELQAFTSRNRTELNPDIMIGLSEFEKKVAKYFDRVEIRGSRMVPVLLTPDMITAMDLLVKNRNECQVHPENVFLFARPCVLSHYRGSDCFRKYSKQCGAKNPESLTSARLRKQVATLSTILNLKENEMDPLATFLGQDIRVHREFSRLPESTLQLAKVSKLLIAMEKGRLSDLQGKGLDDIEINPEDEVGTSDDDSSEEAIADLHQHEGSRTETSGDWTLLRHLHASTTLDHLKQTSASTVLDNRNVSNTQPRHDFQQNTALQMVTSQTSSKCSTAKQAGKVRTKWTGNEVKAVERHMIHFITSFKVPGKKDCESCVQAEPVALKDRDWVAIKYYIHNRIISMKRKMNIQN comes from the exons ATGTCGGTGTGCGACTGGACTGGCGGCTCGCTCGCGCAGAAAAAGACGCTGAG TGGCACGATCCAGTCTCGACCTTCAGGAGACCCAAAAGTGAGCAAGAGATCCAGTTCGTCCTTCCAACAG GCTAACCAATCCACTGGAATTGCATCCTTCCGTCATGTACTTACTACAGAGAAG ATCTCTAATGACATGACTGATGAATCTTCGGATGATACAGACTATGATTATGCCAGCTATGTTCCAGATTCAAGTGGCAACTCCTCTGACACAAGTTATTCTAGTAGAGATCTAAAAATCATAGACAATCCTCTTCCCCACAGAGTGTTAAAGGACAAATTATTGGGGATCGCTACAGCCCACAGTTCGGGTAGTGCCAACAGTTCCAAAGAGCAGAGAAGTTTTAGTTCCTCAAAGATGAGCAGCGGCCGTTGTAGTTCAGTGAGAAGTTGCAGTAAGAGTTCAACCTCGCACGGCTCCATAAATGTCACTTCGTTGCCAAACACAGCAAAGCGAAGCAAGTACAACAAGAAACAATATTGTCTATATTGTAATAAGGCAATTTCTAAATTGGCAAGACACCTCGAATCCGCTCACAGTACACAGCTTGAGGTCGCAAAGGCTTTCAGTTTTAAGAAAGGATCTCGCGAAAGAAAAGATTTGTTACGCTCTCTTAAGAAAAGGGGAAACTTTAACCATAATGTCTCTGTGGCAAGCAGTGGTGATGGAGAAATGGTTGCTTGTCGAAGATCCACTAAAGTCAGAAAACTTAATGACTTTAGTCACTGCAAGTATTGTCAAGGACTCTATGCAAGAGAAAGTCTATGGAGACATGTCAGAAACTGCCCTCAGAAGTCTGCTGAGATGGAGACTAGAGTTGGGCAAAAACGGATCCACATTGACCTCCCAAAAGCTGATACAGTTCATGATGCTGTTTGGAAGATTGCTTGTGAAATGAACCAAGATGACATTTCTTTAGTTGTAAGGAGTGAAAGAGACATCCTTAGTCTTGGCGAGTTATTGTACAATGGCAGGAAACCAAATGAGAAGAGAAATGATTACATACGTCAAAGAATGAGAGAGATGGCTAGACTCTTGATAACCGCAAGAGCTACAACACCTTTGAGGAGCACTGAAGACCTTGTTATGCCCAGTAATTTCCCCCACGTGATACGAGCAGTGAGATATGTTGCTGGTTATGACTTTGATAGCAACTCGTATAAAATCCCATCATTGGCTTTAAAATTGGGTCACAGTTTGGCTAAGGTTGCAGGCATTGTGCAATGCAATGCCATCATTGCAAATCGCAAAGCCGTTGCAGAGTCTGCCCAGCATTTCTCCACTCTGTATGAGAAAAGATGGGCGGAATCCATTTCAAGCGCTGCACTGAGTACACTTCATCAAGCCAAATGGATTAAACCACATGTGTTGCCCTTTACACAAGATGTGTCCCTGCTGCACAAGTTTCTCGCTACTGAGCGTGCTAAGTACATAAAGAACCTTGAGGAAGAACCCAACATCAAAAGCTTTGGGAATCTTGCTCAAGTGACTTTGACGCAGGTGGTACTATTTAACAGAAGAAGGCAAGGGGAAGTTTCAAAAATGGAACTCCAGGCTTTCACATCCAGAAATCGTACAGAGTTGAATCCTGACATTATGATTGGCCTTAGTGAGTTTGAGAAGAAGGTTGCCAAGTACTTTGACAGAGTTGAGATTCGAGGTTCACGAATGGTGCCCGTGCTTCTCACACCTGACATGATCACGGCAATGGATCTCCTCGTTAAAAACAGGAATGAGTGTCAAGTCCACCCAGAGAACGTGTTCTTGTTTGCACGCCCATGTGTGCTTTCCCATTACAGAGGCTCTGACTGCTTCCGCAAGTATTCAAAACAATGTGGTGCAAAAAACCCAGAGTCCCTCACATCAGCAAGATTGAGGAAACAAGTTGCCACTTTGTCAACAATACtgaacttaaaagaaaatgaaatGGATCCACTTGCTACCTTTCTAGGACAGGATATAAGGGTCCACAGGGAATTCTCTCGGCTTCCAGAGAGTACCCTGCAGCTTGCAAAAGTTAGCAAACTGTTGATAGCAATGGAAAAAGGAAGACTGTCTGACCTGCAAGGGAAAGGGCTGGATGACATTGAGATCAATCCTGAAG ATGAAGTAGGCACAAGTGATGATGATTCCAGTGAAGAAGCCATTGCTGACCTACATCAACATGAAG GCTCAAGAACAGAGACTTCTGGGGATTGGACACTTCTGAGGCACCTGCATGCTTCAACCACCCTGGATCATTTGAAGCAGACTTCTGCCTCAACCGTCTTGGACAACAGAAATGTCAGCAACACTCAACCAAGACATG ATTTCCAGCAGAACACAGCACTTCAAATGGTTACATCCCAAACTTCTTCAAAGTGCTCCACTGCAAAGCAAG CTGGGAAGGTGAGGACCAAGTGGACAGGTAATGAAGTCAAGGCTGTGGAGCGGCACATGATTCATTTCATAACCAGCTTCAAGGTGCCAGGTAAAAAGGACTGTGAATCCTGCGTCCAGGCAGAGCCAGTGGCTCTGAAAGACAGAGACTGGGTTGCAATCAAATACTACATTCACAACAGAATCATATcaatgaaaaggaagatgaaTATACAGAACTAG
- the LOC137055491 gene encoding uncharacterized protein isoform X1, giving the protein MSVCDWTGGSLAQKKTLSGTIQSRPSGDPKVSKRSSSSFQQANQSTGIASFRHVLTTEKVRQLHSKISNDMTDESSDDTDYDYASYVPDSSGNSSDTSYSSRDLKIIDNPLPHRVLKDKLLGIATAHSSGSANSSKEQRSFSSSKMSSGRCSSVRSCSKSSTSHGSINVTSLPNTAKRSKYNKKQYCLYCNKAISKLARHLESAHSTQLEVAKAFSFKKGSRERKDLLRSLKKRGNFNHNVSVASSGDGEMVACRRSTKVRKLNDFSHCKYCQGLYARESLWRHVRNCPQKSAEMETRVGQKRIHIDLPKADTVHDAVWKIACEMNQDDISLVVRSERDILSLGELLYNGRKPNEKRNDYIRQRMREMARLLITARATTPLRSTEDLVMPSNFPHVIRAVRYVAGYDFDSNSYKIPSLALKLGHSLAKVAGIVQCNAIIANRKAVAESAQHFSTLYEKRWAESISSAALSTLHQAKWIKPHVLPFTQDVSLLHKFLATERAKYIKNLEEEPNIKSFGNLAQVTLTQVVLFNRRRQGEVSKMELQAFTSRNRTELNPDIMIGLSEFEKKVAKYFDRVEIRGSRMVPVLLTPDMITAMDLLVKNRNECQVHPENVFLFARPCVLSHYRGSDCFRKYSKQCGAKNPESLTSARLRKQVATLSTILNLKENEMDPLATFLGQDIRVHREFSRLPESTLQLAKVSKLLIAMEKGRLSDLQGKGLDDIEINPEDEVGTSDDDSSEEAIADLHQHEGSRTETSGDWTLLRHLHASTTLDHLKQTSASTVLDNRNVSNTQPRHDFQQNTALQMVTSQTSSKCSTAKQAGKVRTKWTGNEVKAVERHMIHFITSFKVPGKKDCESCVQAEPVALKDRDWVAIKYYIHNRIISMKRKMNIQN; this is encoded by the exons ATGTCGGTGTGCGACTGGACTGGCGGCTCGCTCGCGCAGAAAAAGACGCTGAG TGGCACGATCCAGTCTCGACCTTCAGGAGACCCAAAAGTGAGCAAGAGATCCAGTTCGTCCTTCCAACAG GCTAACCAATCCACTGGAATTGCATCCTTCCGTCATGTACTTACTACAGAGAAGGTGAGACAGCTACATTCAAAG ATCTCTAATGACATGACTGATGAATCTTCGGATGATACAGACTATGATTATGCCAGCTATGTTCCAGATTCAAGTGGCAACTCCTCTGACACAAGTTATTCTAGTAGAGATCTAAAAATCATAGACAATCCTCTTCCCCACAGAGTGTTAAAGGACAAATTATTGGGGATCGCTACAGCCCACAGTTCGGGTAGTGCCAACAGTTCCAAAGAGCAGAGAAGTTTTAGTTCCTCAAAGATGAGCAGCGGCCGTTGTAGTTCAGTGAGAAGTTGCAGTAAGAGTTCAACCTCGCACGGCTCCATAAATGTCACTTCGTTGCCAAACACAGCAAAGCGAAGCAAGTACAACAAGAAACAATATTGTCTATATTGTAATAAGGCAATTTCTAAATTGGCAAGACACCTCGAATCCGCTCACAGTACACAGCTTGAGGTCGCAAAGGCTTTCAGTTTTAAGAAAGGATCTCGCGAAAGAAAAGATTTGTTACGCTCTCTTAAGAAAAGGGGAAACTTTAACCATAATGTCTCTGTGGCAAGCAGTGGTGATGGAGAAATGGTTGCTTGTCGAAGATCCACTAAAGTCAGAAAACTTAATGACTTTAGTCACTGCAAGTATTGTCAAGGACTCTATGCAAGAGAAAGTCTATGGAGACATGTCAGAAACTGCCCTCAGAAGTCTGCTGAGATGGAGACTAGAGTTGGGCAAAAACGGATCCACATTGACCTCCCAAAAGCTGATACAGTTCATGATGCTGTTTGGAAGATTGCTTGTGAAATGAACCAAGATGACATTTCTTTAGTTGTAAGGAGTGAAAGAGACATCCTTAGTCTTGGCGAGTTATTGTACAATGGCAGGAAACCAAATGAGAAGAGAAATGATTACATACGTCAAAGAATGAGAGAGATGGCTAGACTCTTGATAACCGCAAGAGCTACAACACCTTTGAGGAGCACTGAAGACCTTGTTATGCCCAGTAATTTCCCCCACGTGATACGAGCAGTGAGATATGTTGCTGGTTATGACTTTGATAGCAACTCGTATAAAATCCCATCATTGGCTTTAAAATTGGGTCACAGTTTGGCTAAGGTTGCAGGCATTGTGCAATGCAATGCCATCATTGCAAATCGCAAAGCCGTTGCAGAGTCTGCCCAGCATTTCTCCACTCTGTATGAGAAAAGATGGGCGGAATCCATTTCAAGCGCTGCACTGAGTACACTTCATCAAGCCAAATGGATTAAACCACATGTGTTGCCCTTTACACAAGATGTGTCCCTGCTGCACAAGTTTCTCGCTACTGAGCGTGCTAAGTACATAAAGAACCTTGAGGAAGAACCCAACATCAAAAGCTTTGGGAATCTTGCTCAAGTGACTTTGACGCAGGTGGTACTATTTAACAGAAGAAGGCAAGGGGAAGTTTCAAAAATGGAACTCCAGGCTTTCACATCCAGAAATCGTACAGAGTTGAATCCTGACATTATGATTGGCCTTAGTGAGTTTGAGAAGAAGGTTGCCAAGTACTTTGACAGAGTTGAGATTCGAGGTTCACGAATGGTGCCCGTGCTTCTCACACCTGACATGATCACGGCAATGGATCTCCTCGTTAAAAACAGGAATGAGTGTCAAGTCCACCCAGAGAACGTGTTCTTGTTTGCACGCCCATGTGTGCTTTCCCATTACAGAGGCTCTGACTGCTTCCGCAAGTATTCAAAACAATGTGGTGCAAAAAACCCAGAGTCCCTCACATCAGCAAGATTGAGGAAACAAGTTGCCACTTTGTCAACAATACtgaacttaaaagaaaatgaaatGGATCCACTTGCTACCTTTCTAGGACAGGATATAAGGGTCCACAGGGAATTCTCTCGGCTTCCAGAGAGTACCCTGCAGCTTGCAAAAGTTAGCAAACTGTTGATAGCAATGGAAAAAGGAAGACTGTCTGACCTGCAAGGGAAAGGGCTGGATGACATTGAGATCAATCCTGAAG ATGAAGTAGGCACAAGTGATGATGATTCCAGTGAAGAAGCCATTGCTGACCTACATCAACATGAAG GCTCAAGAACAGAGACTTCTGGGGATTGGACACTTCTGAGGCACCTGCATGCTTCAACCACCCTGGATCATTTGAAGCAGACTTCTGCCTCAACCGTCTTGGACAACAGAAATGTCAGCAACACTCAACCAAGACATG ATTTCCAGCAGAACACAGCACTTCAAATGGTTACATCCCAAACTTCTTCAAAGTGCTCCACTGCAAAGCAAG CTGGGAAGGTGAGGACCAAGTGGACAGGTAATGAAGTCAAGGCTGTGGAGCGGCACATGATTCATTTCATAACCAGCTTCAAGGTGCCAGGTAAAAAGGACTGTGAATCCTGCGTCCAGGCAGAGCCAGTGGCTCTGAAAGACAGAGACTGGGTTGCAATCAAATACTACATTCACAACAGAATCATATcaatgaaaaggaagatgaaTATACAGAACTAG
- the adkb gene encoding adenosine kinase b isoform X1 — MSVCDWTGGSLAQNKTLSQNALFGMGNPLLDISAVVDKDFLDKYGLKPNDQILAEDKHKALFDEIVKKSKVEYHAGGSTQNSVKIAQWMIQEPHKVATFFGCIGSDHFGEILKQKAAEAHVDAHYYEQSQEPTGTCAACITGDNRSLVANLAAANCYNKEKHLDVDRNWNLVEKARVYYIAGFFLTVSPESILKVAKHASDNNKIFGLNLSAPFISQFFKEPLMKVMPYVDIIFGNETEAATFAKEQGFETEDIAEIARRVQALPKVNKNRQRIVVFTQGREDTVATVGDKVKVFPVLDIDQNDIVDTNGAGDAFVGGFLSELVQEKPLEECIRAGHYAAHVIIRRVGCTFPEKPDFQ; from the exons atgTCGGTGTGTGACTGGACTGGCGGCTCGCTCGCGCAGAACAAGACGCTGAG tCAGAATGCTCTGTTTGGGATGGGAAATCCGCTGCTGGACATCTCTGCTGTGGTGGATAAGGATTTTCTCGATAA GTATGGATTGAAGCCCAATGATCAGATCCTGGCAGAGGACAAACATAAAGCTTT GTTTGATGAGATCGTGAAGAAGAGTAAAGTGGAGTATCATGCCGGTGGATCCACACAGAACTCTGTCAAAATCGCTCAG TGGATGATCCAGGAGCCGCATAAGGTGGCCACGTTCTTCGGCTGTATAGGTTCGGATCACTTTGGCGAGATCCTGAAGCAGAAAGCGGCTGAAGCTCACGTCGACGCTCATTATTATGAACAGAGCCAAGAGCCGACAGGAACGTGTGCAGCCTGCATTACTGGAGACAACAG GTCTCTGGTTGCAAACCTGGCGGCAGCAAACTGCTATAATAAAGAGAAACATCTGGATGTTGATCGCAACTGGAATCTGGTGGAGAAAGCTCGAGTTTACTACATCGCA GGTTTTTTCCTGACCGTGTCTCCAGAGTCCATCCTCAAAGTGGCCAAACACGCGTCTGACAACAACAAGATCTTCGGCCTTAACCTCTCAGCCCCCTTCATCAGCCAGTTCTTTAAAGAGCCGCTGATGAAGGTCATGCCATACGTTGACATTATCTTCGGAAACGAGACG GAAGCCGCTACATTTGCAAAGGAGCAGGGCTTTGAG ACAGAAGACATCGCGGAGATCGCGCGGAGGGTCCAGGCTCTGCCCAAAGTCAATAAGAACAGGCAAAGGATTGTGGTCTTCACTCAGGGCAGAGAGGACACTGTGGCCACTGTGG GTGATAAAGTGAAAGTGTTTCCCGTTTTAGACATCGACCAGAATGACATTGTGGACACTAATGGTGCTGGTGATGCTTTTGTGGGAG GATTCCTGTCAGAGTTGGTTCAGGAGAAGCCGTTGGAAGAGTGCATCCGCGCTGGTCATTATGCCGCCCATGTCATCATCCGGCGAGTGGGCTGCACCTTCCCTGAGAAGCCCGATTTCCAATAA
- the adkb gene encoding adenosine kinase b isoform X2 yields MPTVSQNALFGMGNPLLDISAVVDKDFLDKYGLKPNDQILAEDKHKALFDEIVKKSKVEYHAGGSTQNSVKIAQWMIQEPHKVATFFGCIGSDHFGEILKQKAAEAHVDAHYYEQSQEPTGTCAACITGDNRSLVANLAAANCYNKEKHLDVDRNWNLVEKARVYYIAGFFLTVSPESILKVAKHASDNNKIFGLNLSAPFISQFFKEPLMKVMPYVDIIFGNETEAATFAKEQGFETEDIAEIARRVQALPKVNKNRQRIVVFTQGREDTVATVGDKVKVFPVLDIDQNDIVDTNGAGDAFVGGFLSELVQEKPLEECIRAGHYAAHVIIRRVGCTFPEKPDFQ; encoded by the exons atgcCTACAGTCAG tCAGAATGCTCTGTTTGGGATGGGAAATCCGCTGCTGGACATCTCTGCTGTGGTGGATAAGGATTTTCTCGATAA GTATGGATTGAAGCCCAATGATCAGATCCTGGCAGAGGACAAACATAAAGCTTT GTTTGATGAGATCGTGAAGAAGAGTAAAGTGGAGTATCATGCCGGTGGATCCACACAGAACTCTGTCAAAATCGCTCAG TGGATGATCCAGGAGCCGCATAAGGTGGCCACGTTCTTCGGCTGTATAGGTTCGGATCACTTTGGCGAGATCCTGAAGCAGAAAGCGGCTGAAGCTCACGTCGACGCTCATTATTATGAACAGAGCCAAGAGCCGACAGGAACGTGTGCAGCCTGCATTACTGGAGACAACAG GTCTCTGGTTGCAAACCTGGCGGCAGCAAACTGCTATAATAAAGAGAAACATCTGGATGTTGATCGCAACTGGAATCTGGTGGAGAAAGCTCGAGTTTACTACATCGCA GGTTTTTTCCTGACCGTGTCTCCAGAGTCCATCCTCAAAGTGGCCAAACACGCGTCTGACAACAACAAGATCTTCGGCCTTAACCTCTCAGCCCCCTTCATCAGCCAGTTCTTTAAAGAGCCGCTGATGAAGGTCATGCCATACGTTGACATTATCTTCGGAAACGAGACG GAAGCCGCTACATTTGCAAAGGAGCAGGGCTTTGAG ACAGAAGACATCGCGGAGATCGCGCGGAGGGTCCAGGCTCTGCCCAAAGTCAATAAGAACAGGCAAAGGATTGTGGTCTTCACTCAGGGCAGAGAGGACACTGTGGCCACTGTGG GTGATAAAGTGAAAGTGTTTCCCGTTTTAGACATCGACCAGAATGACATTGTGGACACTAATGGTGCTGGTGATGCTTTTGTGGGAG GATTCCTGTCAGAGTTGGTTCAGGAGAAGCCGTTGGAAGAGTGCATCCGCGCTGGTCATTATGCCGCCCATGTCATCATCCGGCGAGTGGGCTGCACCTTCCCTGAGAAGCCCGATTTCCAATAA
- the LOC137056423 gene encoding dual specificity phosphatase 29-like, whose protein sequence is MTSRRKFGVKSEVSEVKEEEYVTPNGYELEKHLTHGSVAYTHVNEVWPNVYIGNEETAKDRYKLKTMGITHILNAAECEWNSVDTGAEYYRDMDVHYYGITAEDVPTFNLSQYFYSAAEHIHQTLANPQNKLLVHCVMGRSRSATLFLAYLMIYKNMTVVDAIDHVKRRRRIIPNWGFLKQLRELDEHLLEQRRAQNTQPQDN, encoded by the exons ATGACCTCACGAAGGAAGTTTGGAGTGAAGTCGGAGGTGAGTGAAGTGAAAGAGGAGGAATATGTGACCCCAAACGGATACGAGTTGGAGAAACACCTGACGCACGGCAGCGTCGCGTACACTCACGTCAATGAGGTCTGGCCCAACGTCTACATCGGAAACGA AGAGACTGCAAAAGACCGATACAAGCTGAAGACGATGGGCATCACGCACATCCTGAACGCTGCGGAGTGCGAGTGGAACAGTGTGGACACGGGCGCTGAATACTATAGAGACATGGACGTGCATTACTATGGGATCACAGCGGAGGACGTTCCCACATTTAACCTCAGCCAGTACTTCTATTCTGCAGCTGAACACATCCACCAGACCCTCGCAAACCCACAGA ATAAGCTTCTAGTTCACTGTGTGATGGGCCGCAGTCGCTCGGCCACACTCTTCCTGGCCTACTTGATGATCTACAAGAACATGACAGTTGTAGACGCCATCGACCATGTCAAGCGGCGGCGACGCATCATCCCGAACTGGGGCTTCCTGAAGCAGCTGAGAGAGCTGGATGAACACCTGCTGGAGCAGAGAAgagctcaaaacacacaaccaCAGGATAATTGA